The window GATGGGTGTGGGTGCTGCGGCCACAGTCAGCTCTGAGGGTTAGCGCGTTGGAACCCAATTTAGTCTTCCTTACGTAGGACTGTGTTTTAGGGGCTAAGCCCTTGACAAGGGGCGTTTTGGGGTTTGGATCACAGTGTAGAGAGCTGCTAGCCAGGAGTTCCCAATGGGAAAGTGCTTGTGTCCTTTGTGCATCTCGAGTTTTTCCACAGGTGGGCACCAACCTTACTGACATCGTCGTCCAGAGAAAGATTACCATCCGGGAGCTGGGGGGGTGTATGGGCCCCATCTGGTCCAGCTACTTTGGAAATTGCCACTCTCTCCTGGTAGGTCGTAATCCTTTGCACTTAAGCGTTGTCTGGTGCTGGACCTCACTCTGCATAGGCTGAAGTTTGGGTTCCTGAGCAATTACGCGAAGGCAAGGAAACATGACCGAACTTCAAGCTGCTTCCTTTTCCGAATAGCTTGATCCCTAAGTGCTTCTGCTTCAGAGCGGACATAAAAGCTCATGCAAGGTTTGCTGAGGGGAGCGTTTATTCTCTGCCAGTAACTGGCGCTTGCTCTCTGCCTTGATCCTCTGGGtgtgtttttatgtttgtgtttgaATCCCACATCTCTTGGGTTTGTCCCATCCTGGCAAGGCCTGTGCCCCAGATTCCAGGACCCTTCCTGGAAGAACTGATGACCACGTGAGTGGAGGAACTTCCACGTAGGTGAAAGCAAATGACATCAGGTCGCTCTCATGAAAGTCATTTCCCCTAACTTCTGCTGCCCCCCCAAATCCTTTGTTTAAAAGTCCTTTTGCTCTTCCTGAGCCAGGTCTTGCTGCCCCAGGGAGGGGATTTGGGAAGGACTGTCTCCATCACGGGGTGGTCccatctctgttttcttcctccccagTTCATGATGGACGCCGCTAACCCCACTCAGCTGTCCGCGTCCTGCGTGCAACTCCTGGGCCTCCTTTCTGCAGAGCAACTCGCAGAAGCATCCGTCTTGATTCTCTTCAATAAGATGTACGGTCTGTCTTCCTGGAGGAGAGCACGGCCGCGAGTCCTGGGAGGAGCTCCCTTGGAGTGGAGCCGGGACGGTGGCTCgtggcttggggggtgggggggtaccgTGGGCTTTGGGATGCACTTGTGGCAGCCCGCCGTGACGGGGTGCTTCTTTTGCCCTAGCGATCTGCCCTGTTACATGACTGTAGACGAGATGAAGTCATTGATCAGGCTCCCAGACATCATTGCCTGTGCCAAGCAGAACATCACCACGGCCGAAATCAGCGCCCAGAAGGGCACTGGCTTATCGGAGGTGCTGCGCTGGCTCCGGGACACCCACAGAGCTGACAGGCGACTGCCGGGAGGAGAACCGTGACCGGCCGgctctggggaggaggcagggaatggCAGTGCTTGCCCTCTGGCGATCTGTTCTCGTCAGGGACAGGACGACCCGACGTGAGCCTAGGAGATGGGCCCCTGTCCTGAGTGGCGGCGATGGGTAACTGGCCTCTGAACGAAAAGATTGTCCCCAGGACTGGGAGAGGACAGGCTCGCAGGTGGCTGCGTGTCCTGCCGCCATCCTGGGATGTGCTTCCCGCCCATCGGGAAAGCAGCCTTACTTTCCTGACGGTGTTTGCACCGCCTGGGACCAGACTTGTTCTGGGGACTGTGGCACAAAGCCGTACCTGGGGAGTTCCCCACATGCCGACGATGTGGCCTCCGTCGTGTGAGGCCGTCATCTTAGGAGGAACCGAGCCCGGAGTCAGAACAAGAGTAGTGTCTTCATCCGTTCAGCAAACGTACATCACCCTGAGGAGGGCACAGGGCTCCTGCGGGTCGGTGCGAATGGGAGCGGCCCTGCTAGAGCACAGGGGGTGCCGTGCTCAGCTGAGGGGGCTCacgtggggggggaggggggacacctACTGGTATATTGGTGTCCTAGAGCCTCCGTAACAAATTAGCGCAaacctggtggcttaaaacaacaatttgtgctgacagttctggaggccaaactGAAACCGACGTCAGCAgggctggaggctctgaggggagAACGcgttccctgcctctctcctggcttctaGCGGCTGCCGTACTTCTTGCCATGACTTGGCTTGTCACACACAGAACTAGAGTCCCTGCCCGTCTTCCCACGGCTGCTGCTCCCTATGGGGACACCCGTCACTGGATTTAGAAGccaccctaaatccaggatgatctcttGAGGTCCACGATTACGTGTGCAAAGGCCCTTTTCTGAAGTAAGGGGACACTTGCATGTTCCTGGTCGCAGGGAGACCTCTTTAGGGCCGCCGTCCAGCCCACTGCAGTTGGCTAAGAAGCCTCTACTCCTGGGCGTGGTTGAGTTGCTGACAAACGGCTTTCTCCATCTCAGCTGGCAGCAGGGGCTGGCTGGACCACGAAAGAATGCCAGGCATCTGTCATCTCGCTTCCTGTGTGCGTGGCACCGGGCCCAGGGCCTCCTCCTGCACACGGTTTCCTGTTGGCCACTCTGCTGGGGTGTTCGCTCGGGGGTTGCAAGTGATGCCTCAGAAAGGCTCTTGCATAGACTCCGGGGTAATTTGGGCTCGAGTCTctccccgacccccaccccgtGGAAGCGACAAaccccctcctctctgggaaGGGCACCGCTGCTCCAGGGGTCCCACTGTGCGGCTGTAGATGCGGTGGTCTCCATCCCGTGGGCGAGTCCTGGTGGATGTCACGGACAACCTGGCATCCAGGGTGAATGGGCTTTCCTCACACCTCCCACCTTCAGAGAGCTCCGCGCGCTCAGGGGACGTGCACTTTGTTCTGTCTCTAGGGGCGACCCCCAGCTCAGGGTCCATCTCTGAGATTTGGGCCTGGTAATCTCTCATGGCAAAGCCATGGGCTGAGTTGGTGAGTTTGGAGGACACTGACAGGCCTGAGCAAAGCTGACACGTGAACTCGGTCTTGAAAGGCAAATTTCCTCCCACCACAACCCATTTCTACCTTCCTGCTTTTGTGCCATGCTTGGCAAGGAGCCCAGGGACGTGGGTATTTCTCAGGGACTGTGTTCACCCCTGgtcctgcccctgcctgcccgCTGCGCTCTGGGGGGGACCCCTGCCTACAGTGATGGCAGCCAGCACCCCTGCCACTCCATGCAGGAGACGGGCCCTGCCACACAGAAACACGTTCCTGAGAAGCTAATAGCTCTGATCTCAAATACAGCTTCAACGTAAAATTTCttgatttgaaaatatacatTGTAAGGGATACAAACTTAGGGAAGGGCAAAAAAGGATCCCACAGAAACACACCCCCCACGCCGTGCAGGGCCACCCTGGCCAAGGCGGAGACAGCACTTCCTGAGCTgtcccagcccagctctgccagccaGAGGCACCTGAGCTGGTGAGCCCGAGGGAGGAGCCAGGTGCCTTCACAGGGATGTGAGCAGgactccacccctccccccgcacccccggTCCTACAGCTGAGCACCCTCAGAACATGTGGGGCTCCCTCCTTCGGCAGGAATTCACACGCAGCCTTTTTAACTACAAGAAAGTTGCGGGGCCAGGATCCCGTCCTTGCCGTCAAGCTGCTTCAcccctgctcttctctccccGGAGTCCTTGGGGACACGAAGAACAGACCTCCTCAAACCGACTCCATGTGGGGATGTGGCACAGGGACAAGGCACCAGGAGAGGGTCCAGGTGGCCGAGGCGCTGAGCCCACCCCCACCTAGGCTGTGTTTCCAGCTGTGCTGCACTGTTGAACCCAACGGGGCCTCAGTTATCGGCTTGGCTGGCCAAGTCTGCAGTGTCTACAGTTAGTCAGCGTTTAAGGACAGGATTACGGGATTGGCCCTCCCGGAAGTGACCATGGGTTGTCTCAGGCTGGACCTGTGTGTTCAGCACAAAGCTGTGCGTGATGCCCGACTGGCTGTGTCCCAAACAGGTGCTGGTCTGTCTCTGGGGACTTGGGACGGACAATGCCCTGTGGGAGATGGCCCAGCAGACGGTCAGTCACAGAAGAGCCCTCTTCGGGGAGGAAAAAACGAGAGAGCAGAGACCTGGAGCCCTGTTCTACACTCGAGAGCTGGTACATGGGGGCCTGGGAGTCCCAGTGTGCTCCGGGGAAAGGACCCTTGTGTACAGGCCATCTACGTGTCCTCCCCGACGCAGGTGTGGAGGCCCTGGTCACACCGTCACAGACaggtctctgccttcttcctggaAGCGGGGTGGGGTGAATGGGGTGGCCATGGGGACTGAGCCGCCTGCCGCTGCCGCGTCTTTAGTGCCCGGTAGGCCTGCACAGCCCGCTGTCTCTCCTCCCCAACAATCCGCTGTCGGGCCAGTGATGCGGTCAGAGGCTGGGACACACCACCAGGGCTCAGAAGCATCCTCAGCATCAGCGATTTCTTCCCAGGCTAAAGAACAGAGACAGAAGTTGAGGCACAGGTTCGGGAAGGAGGGAGATGAGGAAGGGCCCACGTTGGTCCGACAGCCAGACGCCCGGTGAGAACGCAGCATTCCGTCTGCAGGCCGTGGACCCGGCAGCGCTGGGGGACACACAgggccaccccccgcccctgctcacctggcccccgcccctgctcatccTGGGCTGGGCGGTCAGCTCTGGGGGCTGCAGGGCAACCTCGCCAAACTTCACCGTGTCTGCAGGGGCAGAGGATCACAAGTGAGGCCTCTGCCCACACAGCTGCGGCCCCATCCGCTGACCCCCCTCTGCTGACCCCGGGAAGACAGCGGGGCCCGAGGCCGACGCAGTCGCTTCAGAAGAGCCACCTCGGAGCAGCTCCCGCTCCAGCCTTTCTGctgtcttttcctcccttctctgccgGACTCTATCCAGTCGCCGTTTCTGGAACCTGGGGAAGAAACCACGATGCTGTTCAGATTCCTAAACTCTCATTTCTCTGGA of the Neofelis nebulosa isolate mNeoNeb1 chromosome 16, mNeoNeb1.pri, whole genome shotgun sequence genome contains:
- the ARL16 gene encoding ADP-ribosylation factor-like protein 16 isoform X2; this translates as MGPIWSSYFGNCHSLLFMMDAANPTQLSASCVQLLGLLSAEQLAEASVLILFNKIDLPCYMTVDEMKSLIRLPDIIACAKQNITTAEISAQKGTGLSEVLRWLRDTHRADRRLPGGEP
- the ARL16 gene encoding ADP-ribosylation factor-like protein 16 isoform X1, encoding MCLLLGASGVGKTLLVKRLQKLSSGDGKGDLGDAPPTRPTVGTNLTDIVVQRKITIRELGGCMGPIWSSYFGNCHSLLFMMDAANPTQLSASCVQLLGLLSAEQLAEASVLILFNKIDLPCYMTVDEMKSLIRLPDIIACAKQNITTAEISAQKGTGLSEVLRWLRDTHRADRRLPGGEP